The nucleotide window AGCTTCAGCCATGCAACCATACAGCTCTCGTAAATATTGCGCTCGTTCTGCACCAACTGATCGCCACGGTTTGGAAGGATTCGACcattccttctctttttctttgatTCGAAAAATATCTCTTGAATTGGCATAGTCAAAACTATCGCACTCTACAAGACTAGCGTTGCTGTTTGGTGAAGATCCTAAATCAGACGATGTCTTCCAGGAAGAAACATCTGATTTTGATCCATAGAACTCACTAAAAGATTCATTAATAGACCTTCCGCTTTTCACAGTGGACATGGATAGTATTTTAGGTGAGTTCAAAAAATGCTCGGACTCAGAATTATTATAAGAGCTCATGCTACTATAAGTTCCACACATAGGAATGGAAACTCTAGAGCTGCAAGGAGAAATTTGTGTGCTAGTGGAAGAATTAGTACTTTTTAAGGAGGTGACCGATTCACGTAGCGATAAGTCTTCATAAAGTAACGATTTTGCTGATGTTACTGACGATGACTTGCAATTCTTGTTACCATTAGACAATTTGCTGGGGATAGTTACACAAGAGGCATTAGACTCttttgaagtatccacttgatgttctgggagattttttctCCTCATAGAAGTTTTCGAAAGACACAGGGAGGAATTTGAATTCATATTAGATATGGTAGGCGTCCGAGAGGTTGATTTTTTGTGGCTCCCTGTAGATTTGTCCGAAAGCACTCTCCGTGATGTATCACTTTCCTTGGAAACATTAAGATAGGCAGTAGGAGAGTTAAAACTTGAGTTTGAGTCGTTTGAGGAAGCAGGATTGAATTTGGAGGAAGCTACAGTTGCTGAGTGTGGCAATCCCTCATCATTTTTAATTCCCCCTTTCAATTCTTGAGATGATGAAATACTCACAGAGGAGTCAAACTGAGGAGAACTTTGATCGAAGGCATTGACAGAGCAATTACTGAAAGTGTGTCTTTTTTGGCGAGCGAGTGAGTAAGCTGAGGCGGTGCTACGGAGAAAGGATCTAGATGTGTCCTGAAGAATTACAGTCTTTTGAGAACTGGAGGAGCTTTTGCCTGAACCATTCGAGGATGTATTTTCAAGTTcacaactatttttttcagacgCTAATTGCTGAGGATTGGGTGAGATACCAATGGAAAAAGAATCTTCTGCAAGGTTTTGTGAAAAAGAGAGCTCAGTCAAAAGCTGCCTGGCTGCACGTGgatttgttttctttgatttatcCGGGACTCTAGCACAAAAGTGGGAGGTAAAGTTTTGCCCTTTCAAACATTCGCCACACACTTCACAATGACtcagtaaattttcttctttcattttgtgACTATGAGACGATTTGTCAGTCAAATAAACTGGTTCTGGGTTTTCAGAGGACACTAAAATTCTTTCATCAGGTACACTCGTATTATTCCTCTTGGAGATGAGCTTGCGATGTGCTGCGATAAAACTGCAACTTTCAGATAGCGGTTTTGGTTTAGTGGTGAAAAGAATACATCCTCGTTGAAACGCATAGTTTGGAGATGAAGATTTGGCATTAATAGGGTTCAATTCACACGGTAAAAACATATCATTCCAGTCAGACCTCCCAACAAGGCTTACGTTGATTGAGGATTTTTTAGATTCAGTTTTCAGTAACGATTCCTTTTCATGAGACATCCTTTTCAGTCAACCACTCCGAGTAAAATTTAATAGTACGTACACTTGAATGCGGCTTGAAaggattgacagtgacattcaATGACTGCTCGTCCCCTCATGGATAAAAATAGCTATTCAATCAATCACTGCGATTTCTTTGCGAGTGCACAAAAGCAGCAAGGTAGCACAAGGTCAGGGGTAATTTTAAGACAGGTCAAATCTCAGGTAGGGAAGTCACCATAAACGAGAGAGTGATTGTTAAAGAATACTGGAAAATAAATTCACCCAATTCATAGGGTTgttttattttagaggaaacttAATCGTCGTTAACGAAAATTAAATGTTCCGTTTAAGAGGAGAACTTCACATCCAATTTATCAGtttaaaaaggaaacaaaaatatattaaatacactaaaaaacatgtaaaagttgcaaaaaaaagttttataaatattaaaattagagGATTCACTTCACATTTTGATCACTAACATTCACAGCAATGCACTGTAAATGATGAGAAATTGATTAAACTCTAATCACAAGTCATtgtggaaattgaaaaatgttaaaaatttaaactgaaaaaaatgaagatcacTTCGACTGGAAATGCAATTTGAAAATTAGCATTCGATTGGACATTGAGAGGGGAGCGTATCAACGGAGAGACACACTTAAAATGAGTCCAAAGCCAAACTGGTAAACTTGACTGTTAAATAACCAGGCACGATGCCAAGATAATAAACTATGTCACATTCTGCAGTATCATCATTAGACTCGGGATGAAATTACATGAGCGACACTTGTAGTCTGGGCAACCCTGCAAAAAATAGGACTGAACCAAAAATATTCAACTCCTCTTTACTGCCCACCAAGTTCAAGGCTTTTAATGGATTTACTGTCAGTCACAAAAAATATGCTCTAATTTACTCCTTCAAATATGAACACATTAGCCAAACAAATTCGGTCTGTGAAGTGCTTAGCTTCCAAATTCAATCAAGAGATGGAAGCAGGGACTAAGGTGAGAGCGCAAAGAGGGATAGCTGATAAAGGTTTAAGtcaatgaaaaattccaaggaaataaAAAACAGGGGAGAAGTTTATCACACTGCagatggaaatatttttgagaagGGATCAAACAAGTTTTCTATCTTCTTATAAGATTATTAACAATTGGtgaattgaatattttgatGCCTGAGAGTGTTTATTTTTATGTTCAAGCActggagagagagggagagagagaaaaggggggaactcttcttaaattttcaactctTTAGACCTTCTTGCAGGAAATTTTGTCACATTCATCCTTTGACCTACTTTAAAagggaaattttgatttttgaaaaacatcCTACTCATGGAATGTGCAGACAGAATCACATTGTAAGAATTCAAGGCAAATCGAATACATCTAACACACAAATACATATTTTGAGTTCGAGTTGTATAATTAGATTCTTAACAATTTATGTTGTTCTAACCTCGGCTAGACAAATTTTAACGAATTCACTCATTTAAATTAGATTGTAAAACCATCTGCAGGATAAAAGAAGAAACATCCACAGTCAAACAAGGGAAAATTCTCTTGTGGTgatcaacattaaaaaaatgaagaaaatatgtaCTTATATTTACCTCTTGTAATGCTTTCTTGTCCGCGACCTTTGAACTTTGTAACAGTCTGATAACATTCTTTGCCCCTTCGACAACAGCAGCTTCTATTCTAAGTCTATGCCTCAACTCCTCAATTCGTTCTTCTAAGGGTGGTTCTAACGTGGGTTTATAGGAGTCTGAAATaagggaagaaaaataagtatataaataaatgaaaaagcgGACAAAAGCGAAAGACGAACTAAAAAAATGGGTAGGAATGTAGTAAAAATCTgtgcaaaaatgaaagaaacttgtctttgataattttgaaagaTGGCTTTTTCACAAACTCATAATTAACTATGCAGAGGAGGGATTGATCTTTTGAGCCAATCTTCCAATGGATAATTCATCCGAAAATCCTTCCTCGATTTACAATAGTGTAAAGATAATTCTAAAGGAAGTATCCTCAAGTTTAAATAGCTTAAgtctaaaaatgatttttgcgttttttgaataACTtgggaataattatttttctttgttaataattttaaagtcGATTAGAACTTATTACCTTCTTGCTGAGATTACTTAACTCTCTTCCattcatttttcgaaaatttcttgAAACGTTTGAAAGGTTTTTAGAGTAGGTACCACTCCCAGGACatgctttaatttttctgagGACAATCATCAACGCTGTAATTATTTTCACCGGATTATTTACTTTCATTTGCGAGGTTGTTACATAAAAGAAACTGGTGAAAGTCATgacaattttctctgaaatattcGAAACTTAATTATGTATACTCTGGAGTTTTTGGTGGGCTATGCCAGATCAAAGAGGTTTATGGGTGTTTAAAGCCTTAATAAATACTAGAAAACccaaaaataatcagaattttgcaataggaaaccacaatttctggctcatttcagaaacaacatatatatgCCTTTGGTTTCCATGCGTAGAATGcgtagataggtgcttttacggatttttatggatgagctagCCATAAATGAAATCCAAAAATGCCGTACAATATGCAGCTGCTTTCTAGCTTCTGGAGTGAAATTCATACCTTTACTATTTTGTGAATCTCCATTTGAGGATGAGTCGTTCATTCTATTCTGTTTGCTTtgtttctccttcaaaattctcatcttcaaaaattcaattttagctTTGGAGTCAGCAAGCATCTGCTGCGCTTCTGCAAGGAGTTTCTTATCCCTCGAGTGGCCGCTAGTTAGACTCTGAATCATGTTCTCTGCCCCATGTTTCACCTGTAACAAAGTTAGGTTGTGATAAGTAACACAACTTGATTGCTGATTGAACATTGGAGAATAAATGGGGAAAGAGATCAAACATGAAGACAGTTTTTCAAtggctgaaattgaaaaatatgtacCTCCTTTGGAGCGATTCAAAATATCCTACcaggtttcatttttttgaaaggaaactaACTAAAACGTCTCCTCGACATTTTCTGCGCGCATCTATGTGTGAGTaagaaaaattcatagaaaatttacAGAACAAACATTGGTCACTTGGTTAGTTACTTGtaacttttacaaaaaaatgaacaagttaAAACCTGAGCACTAACTTGAGAATGAGGCAATCCTTTCGAGACTTTGTGCCCGGGGCGTTCTGACATCTGGCTTCACGATGATGTTCGCTGACGATTCGAACGCGGAATTCTAACGCAGAGCTCTCGATTTTAAGTTAAGACGTTCTCAACGAATAATCATACACCATCTACCTacttttgatttcgatttgccaaTAACAACGAAAGCCACTCCAAACATAAAAACGCTactagagaaaaaaagagagggggaaaaaggaaGGGTAGGGGCAGTAAAAACGCCTCAAGATTAGCTGAAAATGGTTAAAATTCGTCGTGTAACTAAGCCaagaattcaaaaattaaaccaGAAGTCTCGCAGACAGAGCACCGacttaaaaggagaaaatggtcgatcaaaattttcctttcaaataagTGTCATTCAAAGTTTCAGGCAAAGGAATAGCATTTATTCTGAAGGGATCGAAAAAATTCTACGCCTCCATCAATCATCGTTCCAGATGTGTATGAATGAATGTTGTTCTATATTATGCTTTTAAGAGTTTGATATCACCGAGAACTTCGATATGACGAAATGGTCttgtatttttctcaaaaaaattttcaaggaaatttaaaGGACATTTGAGGCATCTGAGTCCTGAgattaaaataaagtttttgcCAGAGTGAAAAAATCGTATGAGTTCTAAACGACGGATATAATGAAAATGGTTGATTATGAGATCCAAAGtggtatttttcttttcttttcacatGGCAAATGTATCATGAGACTAGTAAATTCGAATCGCTTCTCCCTCATTTTTCACATCTACATGAGTTGCAATACATTTTGCGGTGAGGAGCTACACTTTCtaacttattttagaaacaacatatgtgccattagtttccctaaccacgtaagtgtttttataaGTCAGAAGTTTTAGTTCTTAATTGAAACATGAAGTCCAATTGAAATTCATCCGTGAAACGTAAAAAGAGGTCACCAGCTTTCAACGCGCCCCATTCCCCAAGGCACTATACGCAGCGATTGATTCCATCAACGACTTAGTGACGAAAATTCGCGTTCACCCCCCACGCACACCACGTGCTGGAGACAAGGACTGACCGACACAAccgtcaaaaattttcaagaatgttGCTGCAGAACGATAACCTTGTTATGGTTCGGAGTTTCCAGcacgtttcaaagaaaaaaaaaagccctatgATAACTCCATAATTTCGCAgattataattgaaaaattctcCAACTATCGCCAATTCTTCCGATTTCcatgatattttcctgattgcTCGAATTCAGTggattttccagaaattcccttactgaaattcggcaaaactgtttttccttTATTCAAATGTATgggaaacaatcgattcttggcgaggcagcTTGCCGCACCGaagatcgatatttttaaagaatttaaacggaggaaaaacggTGTTGTCAACTTGCAAAATTCCTAGTGTTGGTATCATTAGTATTAAAGGAGAAAACCATataaaaaagaatgaatttttttttcgcggGTTCCATGATGTTTTCCCGCGCGTTTTGATGCCGGTAATATTCGCGTTTTTCAGGTTGTAAGATACTCTGGATTTCGAGTCTTTTCGCGAAAGAACAAGGATTAGTCGAAAGATTGGACTTGCTGAGAAAAAGAACTCTTCATTTGAACCGTGAGCACGGTGTTCTATGTACATACATCGACCATGCTGCTCAGTTCATGTAACTTTACTCTCAGCTCTGGGAaccggcagggccggattaaggggatggccacatgggccgcggcccatggcggcaaatctaggaggcggcaaattttgcaatttttttaaatgtaggtataaaaaaaatcggatttagaaaaaaattacaaacaaaatctctcatttcctaagagtatagtaatttctaattttgtcgtatttcggtgatacaagagatggCACCTtcaattaatcgagttaagagagggaccaaacacgaaatttggccaggaacggcgcgactgagagaaaaatgatgacgaggacttgagatgaaaaggagaagccctcggcgcggccgCGGCGGTacacatgtaacacatattagcgcctacaagactgcacgaatacttctcgcattgcatcaaacacattgcggtcagcgagaaacggatagcgcctacaagaatgcatgaatacttcacgcattgcgccaaacacagtgcgttcagcagcggtcgcgtctcgcgtcggcgtgaaacgcatagcgcctacaagactgtcggaatacttcacgcattgcgccaaacatgcacggtacggtctgcgcggcgcggcggcggaagttaaaatcattgatccacatttatgtttgttctttcataattttttcgttcatttcttatgaatggaaggccttgtccacacagagataggtttacggaacttaactttcgcgcaaagttccgtgaacttttgctagtagtgttgacagggctttcccaaaaaaatgtttccaacacgggtaaacgcgtcttacgcaCCCCACCCccactggcacgttcacttgaaggtttttattgatgtttcaaaacgaatagaagggggcggcaaaatacaggcggcccatgggcggcaagtaggtaaatccagtcCTGGGAACCGGTTTGGGTTGAAAGCTGCGTTGCGTGAGCCGATGCTACAATTACCAGAACCAAGAGTGCGGTTACACGAACCAAACAGTGTGGCTCACATACAACAGCGAACGGTTCATAACACCGAACTTGTTTTGTTAATGTACATTTTGCCGtatggaactactatttctggttcattcaTAGAGGTACATATCTGCATGGGGAAATTTATGGCACACATGCGTTTTTctattacagggtgtctactaaaacaggctggccaaaaatcagtacttttacagtgctttttcaaaaCACTCCCAGGTTACTCAGTACcacctcaacagaaaaattcaatacgttttcagtacttccattaGACAATATTCGAAAAATTGACGATATTTGAAACTCCCGCTcgaatttcgacaaaaatgaggTAGCCACGAAATTTCAttggtggcttgaagattaacAGACTTCACGATCGCGATCTTGCAGTAAGATACTACTCTAATTGTAAGAATCAACGCGCGGGGGATTGCATACTCTGCAGGCGTTATTAAAAACACGCGTggtatgaaggaaaaattctggATCTCCTTGCAAAATGTCCGCACTTTcacagtacttccggaccgctatgaaaaaatcagcactatttccggactttccggactggCAGATACCTTGTAAAATGAGCCGAAAATAGTACTTCCTTAACGCAAAACACAGTCCGTCTCGTCTAAATTCTCGCGGTTCGGGCGTGTTCGAACACGGGTCGCGGCGGAGAAGATGAGCAGCGACGGACGACTGCCGGATACAAACGGAACGTGCCACGACAAGCTGGGAAATCAACCCTTCCTTCTCGCACCCCTCGCTCTGCtaagctaaggaagaacgccgtatgagccttcaaacgttgccaagtttcctttgataaaaactgaatttacggggaaaattgtgcataattttttccaaaattttcaggcaattttttacgcaatttaatctagaatatctgaaaatttcaaaggaaaatttgcatgaacgtcgtcaaaaatacatgttttatcacgggaaatttggcaactttcgaacgttcatacggcgtttttcctcaccacGGCAGCGCTGCCGGGGGTGGAAAATGCCGGCGCCTCCTCATCCGAGGAGCAATCCCGGATCAGTCCCGAACACGGCTCTGGCATGCCGGGGCAGATTGATTCGAAATTACCTTGTATGCAACGATGAAAACGTCATGAAGAGCCGATTTTATTTCCTCGTGTCACATGGCCGAGCGCCCGTACCTTTGACACGTCGACGAGATCTCCACCCCGCAACGGAACAACCCCGTTTCCGGACGAGCCCCGGCGTGCATGGAAACGAGAGCATTTCGCGGCTCATATTAAAAGCCCCGGGGGTTCTTCCACCGAAACCAGCCCGGTTCTTTTCTCGTGATTGTTCTCGGTCCGGGGGCGAATTTATTGGGCTTGTTCACATTTATCCGTTTCCCGCAGTTATTGGCTCCCGACGGCAGTTCCGATCGCCGTTCAGACTCGAGCTACACGGCCGTTACGGCGCACGAATCGAGAGAGGTTCCCGAACATGCATGAGATACGAGACGTTTTTGACGTAACGGCAACGGGAATTCATCAGGCCCTCCTTGAATTAACTCCAGATTTACGAGGTCTGGATACGACCCCCAAATCACCCTCAGTGACGCTACGTGACACTGCATTGGGTTCCTACACGGGAAACAGGGGGCGAGAGAGGTGGCTAAACGCCACCCCTCCCCCAgaaagatgggggggggggggtgcaaatTCCTAGAAAGGGTttaaaagtaacatttttttggaggagaaagCTGAGCTAACCTACCATGatagctacactggaaaaaacacattggatccagagtacAGACTCCAGAGTACAGACTCCAGAGTACAGacaggcttggttcttgatttaagcttaaatctgattgaatccagagtattttttcttgtcgatgtttttatgagtctggactctagatccaatgtgttttttttccagtataagAAAGCCGTGAGTGCATTCTGGGATGACCCGCGAGATAAATAAGAGCATGTGCTTACTATGGCTCATACGGAAATGCTTTCACGGCTCTCATCGCCATCACGACAGTGaccctccgaaaaattggggCTAGACTCATTCTCGCCGGTTtcgcgtcgctcctctggcaaAAGGGCGTATATAAAATTTGGCATGAACCCgagaaagcatggattcataaGTGAAACAGAGCtgacgtggaaattgagatgcgCCCTTAGGTCGGAAAAGCAACGTCATACACTAAGTTAGGCTCAAATGTCAGCTTGTAAGAATCAAATTTAGGAACTACGATtactggctcagtttagaaacaacgtatgtaccattagtaaCCCTATGAAAATTAGTGTCTTggcggatgagccagaaattttggttcccaattgcaaaatgtagtctatctAAGGATTTACATCACATATTCCCATCGACGGGAGAAAAAACCTCAAACCACAAATCCTCAAATTAAAACTTTTCATACAACAGCTTAGAGGAGTGCTCTATTATCATCTTGGgatgaaaaattccaaacatGTTTAACCCTCAGATGCCCAAGCCGAGTCAAACTGGGTAAAAATAAACCACGAGGGAACTACCAAAAATTTGCTGTGTACTCGCATCAATTTTCGGGAATTTCGACCACAGCTCCTTTCCACACTTTCTGAGGTCCTCACGTAAAATAAACACGGGATTCAGTTTTCATAGGGGgagatattttcgatgaaaaatgagcCCCCGTGTTATTTTCCAAAGGGGCCCCATAAAAAGGGCACCAAGCGAATCAGCCAATTAGCGACGACTCGTTAAAGTAGGGGGTGCCACTCGGTCCGCAAATCAAATTGCTGCTATTGTTTTCTCTATAGAGCCAATGTGTTCTTAgacgaattccctgactttcccgacaaatttcccgacttttccaggttttccagaccgccggaAACTCTCCGATACTAAAGTCTGTCACATTTACGAGCCAATCATGCAGTGATGAGACAACAAGCGAGAGTGGTGCAGTACGGATTCCTGGATCTCATTAAGAGCGTCATCCCGCGTTTGAAGCATTTCACGCCGGCCGGAGAGGTTACATCGTGGCATTGCGCGGGAGGACTAATTGGGTGGGAGAAAAATTTCTCCCAGACAGCTCGACTCCAGTTTTCAACTGTTTCTATCGAGCATGAGACAATCATTTTGTCCTGTCAACAGTTACAGCAAAAACACTTTCTCCTCGGCTCTTCGACGGTTCCCCTGTTTCTTCGCCGCTGATTTTTTACGGTCGTATTGTTTGGACTTTTCCTCCTGTTTTCGGAAATTCAACATTATGGCACATTGCAATTGGCAAATTATTTAGTCATTTCTTGGGCTTTTCCCGAAGGGTGCCTCTGATACTAATTTTATGAATATATTATATACCGCATGCGCGGTTAGGCTAGGGCTAAGctgattttcttaattttcctgtttttgggGAGTAATACAAAGGACAAGCAGAGGTTCGGAAAACCCTCCGATTGTTTGTGGTTATGAAATCGTTGACGTGAAATTACAATTTCTGAATTTGCCTTTAGAAAGAGTCTTAATATCAAACTTTTCTGATTCTCACGGGCCCTGACTCAAGAAATTGACTAAATATCAACGGGAGGTTTTCctaaattctgccgtgctaagaaaaaacaccgtatgaacattcgagagttgccaaatttcgccggataaaatatgcatttttgaggaatgttaagcatattttcccttgaaattttcagacattttagattaaattgcgtgcaaaattgtccgaatatctggaggaaaaatattcacgtatttttctaaaatattccTATTTCACCcgaagaaatttggtaacgcctgagggtttatacggcgtttttccttggcacggtagaaTTTTCCTCGAGGCCCTTGCTCAAGAAATCGGACCACATatttataaagtttttttcctttaagtTTGCAAGTTGCGCTCATCCCACTTTCTAATCTTCAACTAAAGagctaaaattttagagaatcatAAAACTGGATATAAATATGTAAATATCAATATTATTGCCGCGCGTTTCAAGTTCGAGTTCCGGAGGGCGGCATCATCCCGCAAGAGAGCTTTCTGCGAACTGGGGTCGTAAAATTGGCTCCTTTCGAACGGCACCGGTTGGCCACGCACCACGCGGAGCTACGGGACGGGTGGAACGAGAACTTTCTTGTTAAGGCCCTAGAACGACTGCGGCGGCATTACTTcaaacaagataaaaaaaataactatgCGGGGAACATCGGGATTACCGGTTCAGATTAGCGGAGCGATAACGCCAGCAAGTGGGACTACGGCTTCCTCGACATCGCATTAGccgggaaaaataaaataaaatgcgtGAAACACACCGACAGCGACAGTGACGGCAACAGGCCAATTTGCAACGAAGTTTAAAATCCAATACGATACATGCAGGCGATTGATCTAATTGTTGTAATCGATTTAGAAGGGTGTCGAgtatttgttaattttgaaaaatcctgataatttcctgatattttgtaagatattcctgattttttcattttgcaaattcctgatattttcctgatttttctcataaaaactaTATTTATTGCATAAATGCATGCGGAAACTACATTTTCTGATTAGAAGTTCTTATGATTAGAAACTGGTATAAATACAGTATTAAGTACAGGCGCTGAAAATaaacggaaaattttgatttcgcaAAGACGGCGACTCTGCGATGAGGCCTTCACTATAAGACACAAGCGCTACAGGTGAGAAATTATCGGTAACCaagacggcgcgacgactcctggcacgaTAGGCAAAAcgcagtaagacttctccgctgaggagattcgtgtaaggaaaattcctgataaaacgttcgatttttccgattttcctgatcggccaaaattcctgatattttcctgttcATAAAACAAACTAGTCTTACCTTTAATTCTATATTTAGCTGCTTTTCTAACGACACTAAACGAAGATCGTTggcaaaatttgagttttcttgGTTAGAGGATGTGGTAAGGCCAGCCATTGGTGACAGTAAGGTTTctgtaacaaaacaaaaaagacaTTGTATTATTTACATGCTTTCCAGGAAGATTCAAATGCCGGTAATTACTACAATACACATTTAgatgaaaatcagtttttgtcAGGGTAGAAAGAATGCCGAATGGTCGAATGTTCAAAAGAGAATTACAGGGTTactatttggggggggggggggggttcccatCTGTGTCTAATCTCAGATGATTAAAAGTGATATGATGAATATTAAAACATCTTTTTTTCCATTCGTTGTAAGCAGGAAAAAAAACGATAATATTGATTGCCCGATTCATGCTTAAACATAGAGATGCATTAATGCGCTAGAAGTATTTCTACTAGAAATCTAGTGTAGGTATACTTGCTTGTCGTAAATAAGGTTTACGTGGTCCTCAAGGTAATGCAAAAAATCAAGATCAATTAAGGAGTTAGCTTTTCTGTGGCGATTAATTTTAATAGCTGTGGATCTTACAATAGCAGCTGTTATTTTTTATCctcgtaaaaaagaaaaacaaatactAGAAAACCCCGAGAAAATGACACTCCGACAGGAAGTAAATGCGAGTTAATTTCGAATAACCATGAACTTCAAACTACCATTCGTCGAGGTTTCTTGTCAACATCCATCACTCCGCTCATGGCATTTTCGATGTTCTCGCAGGATGACAACGCGTTTCAGCAAACGCTGATGAGGAGTTGGTCATGCCGTCCAGCTACAAGACTACACGAAGGAAATTGAGCCGTGGAATTGATGAAGAATCTCGAAAACCATAATATGCTTTAgggtcgttcataaaatacgtgacgCTCCAGGGGTAGACGGGGGTTaaagagagcgttacgccattttgttttcacaTATTAAGATAAAGTAAGTCGGCCAGGTTAGCTTGCAATTGGCGGTCGGCGCGTCTGACCCTACACCAATAGGTCCcgagttcgaatcccggtggtggcgtcaaATAagcacggaactgacgagtagatctgcagGAACAGATTCTATtcgaccttaatccctgaaaatttgaaagcgggagcatggatgtgccaaaatccccctgatgtctactgacaataaaataaTCTCTATGTTCAAAATCATGACTATAGATTCCTAAGTACCTTCCTTAAGTACCTTCGTCACAAAAACATTacgagggggaagggggtgggtCGAAAAAACCCGAAATTTGCGTATTT belongs to Bemisia tabaci chromosome 6, PGI_BMITA_v3 and includes:
- the LOC140224914 gene encoding uncharacterized protein, with the protein product MSHEKESLLKTESKKSSINVSLVGRSDWNDMFLPCELNPINAKSSSPNYAFQRGCILFTTKPKPLSESCSFIAAHRKLISKRNNTSVPDERILVSSENPEPVYLTDKSSHSHKMKEENLLSHCEVCGECLKGQNFTSHFCARVPDKSKKTNPRAARQLLTELSFSQNLAEDSFSIGISPNPQQLASEKNSCELENTSSNGSGKSSSSSQKTVILQDTSRSFLRSTASAYSLARQKRHTFSNCSVNAFDQSSPQFDSSVSISSSQELKGGIKNDEGLPHSATVASSKFNPASSNDSNSSFNSPTAYLNVSKESDTSRRVLSDKSTGSHKKSTSRTPTISNMNSNSSLCLSKTSMRRKNLPEHQVDTSKESNASCVTIPSKLSNGNKNCKSSSVTSAKSLLYEDLSLRESVTSLKSTNSSTSTQISPCSSRVSIPMCGTYSSMSSYNNSESEHFLNSPKILSMSTVKSGRSINESFSEFYGSKSDVSSWKTSSDLGSSPNSNASLVECDSFDYANSRDIFRIKEKEKEWSNPSKPWRSVGAERAQYLRELYGCMAEAQAKIDSSDESDCDSGSELAWTFGSCSDVSQASDSSYIEQNQNLDSFSDRKSASNHGLETITSDSGFRNLSIDSPVTSDKSGLETKFSSSSSMTVSSDGSGANDFFTKIKKFGPAIGSLKKPGQHVGPSKNPDCSCQSCVRFFIETQNPRGF